CAAGCCGTGCCGCAAGCTGGCGCGTGGTGAGGGCGCCGCGCAGGCGCCAGCGCGGGGCGATCGCGGCCAGCGGCAGCAACATGAATTCGCGCTGTTCGAGCGACTGGTGGGGAATGGTCAGCCGCCGGTCTGACCAGCGTCCGCCATCCCAGGCGAGGATATCCAGGTCGAGCACCCGGCTGCCCCAGCGCTTGCCCCGCCGCCGCCCGAACGCGCGCTCGATCGCCTTCAGGGCAGCGAGCATCGCCGGCGGATCAAGCGGGCTTTCGGCGATCGCCACCGCATTGGCGAACTCGCGCCCCGCGCCGCCGCTCGCCGGATTGAGCAGGAGGGGCGAGGCATCGAACAGGGTGAAGGCGCGGTCGAGCTCGGCGATGGCGGCCTCCACCACATGCGCCGGACGCCCGAAGCGGCCGTGCGGGCGGTTGGACCCGATCGCAATCGCGTAGAGATGCACTGGCTGCTCCATGCCCGCCGTCCTGTGCGAAGTCGGCCCGCGCTGGCAAGCCCGCTCACCGCAGGGCTTCGACTTCCCCGGCGACGACGATATGAAGCGGCGATGCTCGTTCCCGCGCCCACCCCCGTCCAGTCCCCCGTGCCCCAGACTGAGGCACCGCGCGATTGCCCGCTGTGCCCGCGCCTCGTCGCCCTGCGCGAGGAGTGCCGGGCCGAGCATCCCGGCTGGTGGAACGCCCCGGTCCCGGCATGGGGCGACCCTGCGGCGTGGCTGGCGGTGGTCGGCCTGGCGCCGGGTAAGCAAGGGGCCAACCGCACCGGCCGTCCGTTCACCGGCGATTTCGCCGGCGACCTCCTCTACGCCACCCTGCTCAAGTTCGGCCTCGCCACCGGCACCTACGGCGCCGACCCGTCCGACGACCTCCGGCTGAGCGGCGCGCTGATCCTCAATGCGGTCAAGTGCCTGCCCCCGCAGAACAAGCCCGAGCCGGCCGAGATCGCCACCTGCCGGCCCTATTTCGAAGCCGCGCTGGCCGGCCTGCCCCAGGTTCGCGTGCTGGTCGCGCTCGGCGCCATCGCCCATGCCGCCGCCGTCCGTGCGCTGGGGCTGCGGCCCTCGCAGGCCAGGTTCGGCCATGGCAGCGAAGTGGTGGCGCCCGACGGCCGGATCCTGCTCGGCACATATCATAGCAGCCGCTACAACCAGAACACCCGCCGCCTGACCCCACCGATGTTCGAAGCCGTCTTCGCCCGCGCGGCCGAGCTGCGCGATGGTTGAGACGATCACCACCGAGCGGCTGGTCCTGCGCCGCGCACGGATCGAGGATGTCGGGCCGATGCACCGCATCATGCGCGATCCCA
Above is a window of Sphingomonas glaciei DNA encoding:
- the folK gene encoding 2-amino-4-hydroxy-6-hydroxymethyldihydropteridine diphosphokinase: MEQPVHLYAIAIGSNRPHGRFGRPAHVVEAAIAELDRAFTLFDASPLLLNPASGGAGREFANAVAIAESPLDPPAMLAALKAIERAFGRRRGKRWGSRVLDLDILAWDGGRWSDRRLTIPHQSLEQREFMLLPLAAIAPRWRLRGALTTRQLAARLGKRRAKP
- a CDS encoding uracil-DNA glycosylase is translated as MLVPAPTPVQSPVPQTEAPRDCPLCPRLVALREECRAEHPGWWNAPVPAWGDPAAWLAVVGLAPGKQGANRTGRPFTGDFAGDLLYATLLKFGLATGTYGADPSDDLRLSGALILNAVKCLPPQNKPEPAEIATCRPYFEAALAGLPQVRVLVALGAIAHAAAVRALGLRPSQARFGHGSEVVAPDGRILLGTYHSSRYNQNTRRLTPPMFEAVFARAAELRDG